In one Candidatus Hydrogenedentota bacterium genomic region, the following are encoded:
- a CDS encoding phosphatidylinositol-specific phospholipase C/glycerophosphodiester phosphodiesterase family protein: LCLAVTSFPALAQEAAPVPLPRAHSHNDYEHDRPLLDALDHGFCGIEADIFLIDGKLLVAHDIEDVRPERTLQALYLDPLLGRARENNGQVYPGGPGITLLIDIKNTGKETVLALLDALEPYREMLTEFTRDATRPGSVTVIVSGFYPYPVLREISPRLAAVDGRLPQLGESPHEVPMVSESWTKLFQWRGSGPLPERDDKNLRRIIERAHAAGQRVRFWDLPGGPETLPLLYELGVDLLNTDDLDALQAFLLERMRSETTGKE, encoded by the coding sequence TGCTTTGTCTGGCGGTAACGAGTTTTCCGGCTCTCGCGCAGGAGGCCGCGCCGGTACCCCTGCCGCGCGCACATTCGCACAATGACTACGAGCATGACCGGCCCCTGCTTGATGCGCTCGACCACGGCTTCTGCGGCATCGAGGCCGACATCTTCCTCATCGACGGCAAACTGCTGGTTGCTCACGACATCGAGGACGTGCGCCCCGAACGCACGTTGCAGGCCTTGTATCTCGACCCGCTCCTCGGTCGCGCGCGAGAGAACAACGGCCAAGTCTACCCCGGCGGACCGGGGATCACCCTGCTGATCGACATCAAGAACACGGGCAAGGAAACGGTGCTCGCGCTTCTGGACGCACTCGAACCGTACCGGGAGATGCTGACCGAGTTCACGCGCGATGCCACGCGGCCGGGGTCCGTCACGGTGATCGTGTCCGGCTTCTACCCCTATCCCGTGCTACGTGAAATATCGCCCCGCTTGGCCGCCGTCGACGGCCGGCTGCCGCAACTCGGCGAATCGCCGCATGAAGTCCCCATGGTCAGCGAAAGCTGGACGAAACTGTTTCAATGGCGCGGAAGCGGCCCGTTGCCAGAGCGCGATGACAAGAACCTGCGCCGGATCATCGAGCGGGCCCATGCGGCCGGGCAGCGGGTCCGGTTCTGGGACCTGCCCGGCGGCCCGGAGACGCTTCCGCTCTTGTACGAATTGGGGGTCGACTTATTGAACACGGATGACCTGGACGCCTTGCAGGCGTTTCTGCTTGAACGCATGAGGTCCGAAACAACGGGGAAGGAATAG
- a CDS encoding Gfo/Idh/MocA family oxidoreductase, translating into MQKIRIGIVGLGGICRLRHVPGLRKIEGVELVVVANRSRESSERAAHEFGIPEIAESWRDVVDRDDLDAVLVGTWPCMHREVSIAALDSGKHVFCQARMAMNHAEAKEMRAAALRSNRVAMLCPVPYGLKYDRTVLRLIREGALGHVRLARVQGFYDTFAEADAPMTWRKDHRLSGLNALTLGMFIEVMHRWFGWTRAVAASTRTFIPERKDAEGRWTAVQIPDQFLINAVMQSGADVQYAFSGAVRDGRDIVEIYGTKASLHYDVLEDRMCWLRAGKPGEDVDVHPGDAYDVTDWRVERDFIDAIREGKEYHPNFADGLRYMQVLQAVYDAAERQAVVVLDDA; encoded by the coding sequence ATGCAGAAGATACGGATTGGCATCGTCGGCCTGGGCGGCATCTGCCGCCTGCGGCACGTGCCCGGGCTGCGCAAGATCGAGGGCGTGGAACTGGTCGTGGTCGCGAACCGCTCGCGCGAATCGAGCGAACGCGCCGCGCACGAATTCGGCATTCCTGAAATCGCGGAATCGTGGCGCGACGTCGTAGACCGCGACGACCTGGACGCCGTGCTTGTCGGCACGTGGCCCTGCATGCATCGCGAGGTGAGCATCGCCGCGCTTGATTCCGGGAAACACGTCTTCTGCCAGGCGCGCATGGCGATGAACCACGCGGAGGCAAAGGAAATGCGCGCCGCGGCGCTGCGCTCGAACCGCGTGGCGATGCTCTGTCCCGTACCGTATGGCCTGAAGTACGACCGCACCGTGCTGCGTTTGATCCGCGAAGGCGCGCTGGGCCATGTGCGGCTTGCGCGTGTGCAAGGCTTCTATGACACTTTCGCCGAGGCCGATGCGCCCATGACCTGGCGCAAGGACCACCGGCTCAGCGGCCTCAACGCGCTGACACTAGGCATGTTCATCGAAGTTATGCACCGCTGGTTCGGCTGGACGCGCGCCGTTGCCGCGTCCACGCGCACCTTCATCCCGGAACGCAAGGACGCCGAAGGCCGCTGGACCGCCGTGCAAATCCCCGACCAGTTCCTCATCAACGCGGTGATGCAATCCGGCGCGGACGTGCAGTACGCCTTCAGCGGGGCCGTGCGCGACGGCCGCGACATCGTCGAAATCTACGGAACCAAGGCTTCCTTGCACTACGACGTGCTGGAAGACCGGATGTGCTGGCTGCGCGCCGGCAAACCCGGGGAGGATGTGGACGTCCACCCCGGGGACGCCTATGACGTCACGGACTGGCGTGTCGAACGCGATTTCATCGACGCCATTCGCGAGGGCAAGGAATACCACCCGAACTTCGCGGACGGTCTGCGCTACATGCAGGTGCTCCAGGCCGTATATGACGCGGCGGAACGGCAGGCCGTAGTCGTGCTCGACGACGCGTGA
- the mdh gene encoding malate dehydrogenase: protein MPVGKKFKIASIGAGNVGASAAQYCLELELGDVVLTDIVEGLPQGKALDMTQAGPIRGYSCQAVGTNDYKDIAGADLVIITAGLPRKPGMTRLDLLEKNGKIISGICDNVRQYAPDSVVIVVTNPLDTMVYLAHKKLGFPANRVVGMAGCLDSARMRAFVAMELGVSMKNVDTMVLGSHGDDMVPLPQYTVVSGIPVTKLLPQDRIDAIVDRTRKGGGEIVQLLKTGSAFYAPAASAVRMAQSILRDEKQVLPCAAYLTGQYGLSDIFMGVPCVLGKDGVEKIVELDITAAEKASLHKSAEEVRTGVKQLQKLGLL, encoded by the coding sequence ATGCCGGTAGGCAAGAAATTCAAGATCGCGTCGATTGGCGCGGGGAACGTGGGCGCTTCGGCGGCGCAGTACTGCCTCGAACTCGAACTGGGCGACGTGGTGCTGACGGACATCGTCGAGGGGTTGCCGCAGGGCAAGGCGCTCGACATGACGCAGGCGGGGCCGATCCGGGGCTACAGTTGCCAGGCGGTCGGCACAAACGACTACAAGGACATCGCGGGCGCGGATCTCGTGATCATCACGGCGGGCCTGCCGCGCAAGCCCGGCATGACGCGGCTCGACCTGCTCGAGAAAAACGGCAAGATCATCTCCGGCATCTGCGACAACGTGAGGCAATACGCGCCGGATTCGGTCGTGATCGTGGTGACAAACCCGCTCGACACGATGGTGTATCTCGCGCACAAGAAACTGGGCTTTCCCGCGAACCGCGTCGTGGGCATGGCGGGCTGCCTCGACAGCGCGCGGATGCGCGCGTTCGTCGCGATGGAACTCGGCGTGAGCATGAAGAACGTGGACACGATGGTCCTCGGTTCGCACGGCGACGACATGGTCCCGCTGCCGCAGTATACGGTCGTGTCGGGCATCCCGGTCACGAAGCTGCTGCCGCAGGACCGCATCGACGCGATCGTCGACCGCACGCGCAAGGGCGGCGGCGAGATCGTGCAGTTGCTGAAGACCGGCAGCGCGTTCTATGCGCCCGCGGCGAGCGCGGTGCGCATGGCGCAGAGCATCCTGCGCGATGAGAAGCAGGTGCTCCCCTGCGCGGCCTACCTGACGGGCCAGTACGGGCTGAGCGACATTTTCATGGGCGTGCCGTGCGTGCTGGGCAAGGACGGCGTCGAGAAGATCGTCGAACTGGACATCACCGCCGCCGAGAAGGCGTCGCTGCACAAGTCCGCTGAAGAAGTGCGCACGGGCGTCAAGCAGTTGCAGAAACTCGGGCTGCTCTGA